From a region of the Tateyamaria omphalii genome:
- a CDS encoding molybdopterin-dependent oxidoreductase, translated as MARIHHSRTLAGLFCFFLAWALPAMAQEALRLHVTDGNGDTVTLDYDQLDALPQSEFTTSTIWTDGTVQFSGVPLKALLDAVEVEGAVVEMIALNDYLVTLPYDELEEDVPLVATRMNGEYMSVRDKGPFWVVYPYDRHWRYRTETTYAQSIWQLTRLNVVD; from the coding sequence ATGGCACGGATCCACCACTCACGGACGCTGGCCGGACTGTTCTGTTTTTTCCTGGCCTGGGCGCTTCCCGCCATGGCGCAGGAGGCGCTCAGGCTGCACGTGACTGATGGTAACGGGGATACCGTCACGCTGGACTATGACCAGCTGGACGCGTTGCCACAGTCCGAGTTCACGACCAGCACGATCTGGACCGATGGGACGGTTCAGTTTTCGGGCGTGCCGTTGAAGGCGTTGCTTGATGCGGTGGAGGTCGAGGGGGCTGTGGTCGAGATGATCGCGTTGAACGATTATCTGGTGACCTTGCCCTATGATGAACTCGAAGAGGACGTGCCCCTTGTCGCGACCCGCATGAACGGGGAATACATGTCGGTGCGCGACAAGGGGCCGTTCTGGGTGGTCTATCCCTATGACCGGCACTGGCGCTACCGGACCGAGACGACATACGCGCAGAGCATATGGCAGTTGACCCGTTTGAACGTAGTGGATTGA
- a CDS encoding response regulator: MPCILIADDHDLVRDTIAAYLETVDGFTVMTASNFDAALGSMKGINAVDLLILDYNMPGMNGLEGLERARKSHPAIKVVLMSGVANKDVAQTAMSMGADGFIPKRLAAKSMVNAINFVLAGERYFPVDFAEPEQAAAPSANFADLTEREMQTLEQLCIGLSNKDIARNLGVQEVTVKLHVKNLLAKLNVSNRTQAAILAKEQHLF, from the coding sequence ATGCCGTGCATTCTGATCGCCGATGACCACGACCTCGTTCGGGATACGATTGCCGCGTATCTCGAAACGGTCGATGGGTTCACGGTGATGACCGCGTCGAATTTCGACGCCGCCCTGGGCAGCATGAAAGGGATCAATGCGGTCGATCTGCTGATCCTCGATTACAACATGCCTGGCATGAACGGGCTCGAAGGGCTGGAACGCGCCCGCAAGAGCCACCCCGCCATCAAGGTCGTGCTGATGTCGGGCGTCGCGAACAAGGACGTGGCACAAACCGCGATGTCCATGGGCGCCGACGGGTTCATCCCGAAACGACTTGCCGCGAAATCCATGGTCAACGCGATCAACTTCGTGCTGGCCGGCGAACGCTACTTCCCGGTCGATTTTGCCGAACCAGAACAGGCGGCCGCACCGTCCGCCAACTTCGCCGACCTGACAGAGCGCGAGATGCAGACCCTCGAACAGCTGTGCATTGGGCTGTCGAACAAGGACATCGCCCGCAATCTCGGCGTGCAGGAGGTCACGGTCAAACTCCATGTCAAAAACCTGTTGGCCAAGCTGAACGTGTCCAACCGGACCCAGGCCGCGATCCTGGCCAAGGAACAGCACCTGTTCTGA
- a CDS encoding PepSY-associated TM helix domain-containing protein, with protein sequence MTMTDTQAQPNGSANKIYFAAWRWHFYTGLFVLPFLTILAFSGMMMLWIAWIDGRDGERTTVIPQPTVQTVSDQAAAAVAAVPGGTLKQYVAPRGEALAALFRVDANGDATMVAVDPYTAQVIETFPRRSGWYDFFDNIHGSLMLGVTGDRILETAASLTLMLVATGLYMWWPRGTGWRRALVPSFGAGRNLWKSLHGVVGIWMSVFLVLFLISGLAWAGIWGGKIVQAWSQFPAEKWDNVPLSDDTHASMNHDRREVPWALEQTPMPASGSAEGITGITGPITVDSVDALARTIGFDARYQLNLPSGDTGVWTLSRDSMSNDSTAPTTDRTVHVDQFTGKILADIRYEDYSLAGKAMAVGIALHMGTLGFWSVLANTLVCLSVLFFCFSSVVLWWKRRPAKARRLAAPPMPRELPLWQGAVLVGLAVCMAFPMAGLALLTVLALDLLILSRLPRLRHSLT encoded by the coding sequence ATGACCATGACCGACACGCAAGCGCAGCCCAACGGCAGCGCAAACAAGATCTATTTCGCCGCCTGGCGCTGGCACTTCTACACCGGGCTGTTCGTCCTGCCCTTCCTCACCATCCTCGCCTTCTCCGGCATGATGATGCTGTGGATCGCCTGGATCGACGGGCGCGACGGCGAACGCACGACCGTGATCCCCCAACCGACGGTACAGACCGTCTCGGATCAGGCCGCGGCTGCTGTGGCCGCAGTACCGGGCGGCACGCTCAAGCAATACGTTGCCCCCCGGGGCGAGGCCCTGGCCGCGCTTTTCCGCGTGGATGCGAATGGCGATGCGACCATGGTCGCCGTCGATCCCTACACCGCGCAGGTGATCGAAACCTTCCCCCGCCGCAGCGGCTGGTACGACTTTTTTGACAACATCCACGGCAGCCTCATGCTCGGCGTGACCGGCGACCGCATTCTGGAAACCGCCGCGTCACTGACGCTGATGCTTGTGGCCACCGGGCTTTACATGTGGTGGCCGCGTGGCACCGGCTGGCGCCGGGCGCTTGTGCCCAGCTTCGGCGCAGGGCGAAACCTGTGGAAATCCCTGCACGGGGTGGTGGGCATCTGGATGTCGGTTTTCCTCGTGCTCTTCCTGATCTCTGGCCTCGCATGGGCCGGGATCTGGGGCGGCAAGATCGTCCAGGCCTGGAGCCAGTTCCCGGCCGAAAAATGGGACAACGTGCCCCTCTCCGACGACACCCACGCCAGCATGAACCACGACCGGCGCGAGGTGCCCTGGGCCCTCGAACAGACGCCTATGCCCGCCTCCGGCAGTGCCGAGGGGATCACCGGCATAACCGGCCCCATCACCGTCGACAGCGTGGATGCCCTGGCCCGCACGATTGGCTTCGACGCCCGATATCAGCTGAACCTGCCCAGCGGCGACACCGGTGTCTGGACGCTCAGCCGCGATTCCATGAGCAACGACAGCACGGCACCCACCACCGACCGCACCGTCCACGTGGACCAGTTCACCGGCAAGATCCTCGCCGATATCCGGTACGAAGATTACTCGCTGGCGGGCAAGGCCATGGCCGTGGGCATCGCCCTGCATATGGGCACGCTGGGGTTCTGGAGCGTTCTGGCCAACACGCTCGTGTGCCTGTCCGTGCTGTTCTTCTGCTTCAGTTCCGTGGTGCTGTGGTGGAAACGGCGGCCGGCCAAGGCCCGGCGCCTCGCCGCCCCGCCCATGCCCCGCGAATTGCCGCTCTGGCAGGGTGCGGTGCTTGTCGGTTTGGCCGTCTGCATGGCCTTCCCCATGGCCGGTCTGGCCCTTCTGACCGTGCTGGCGCTCGATCTTCTGATCCTGTCCCGGCTGCCCCGTCTGCGGCACAGCCTGACCTGA
- a CDS encoding 2-hydroxyacid dehydrogenase: MKLWITRPLPDTVIEAARAVCDIEVRQETLPLSGDELRRALTEFDVVLPTLGDAFSADVFRDVPHSRCKLLANFGVGYNHIDVAAAQACGVAVSNTPGAVTEATADIGMMLILMSARRAAEGERMVRAGAWPGWHPTQMLGLHVTGKRVGIAGMGRIGQAIARRCHFGFGMDVAYVSRSEKVLNFPARRMPTLKELAASVDVLVVAVPGGTETRHLIDAEVLAAMQSHAHLVNIARGDVVDEVALIAALEARRIGGAGLDVYENEPVVPEALRALDNVTLLPHLGTAALEVREAMGMMAVENVAAFLQGNPLPNAV, from the coding sequence ATGAAGCTTTGGATCACAAGACCGCTGCCGGACACGGTGATCGAAGCCGCGCGCGCGGTGTGTGACATCGAGGTGCGGCAGGAAACACTGCCGTTGAGCGGTGATGAATTGCGCCGGGCGCTGACGGAGTTTGATGTGGTTTTGCCCACCTTGGGTGATGCGTTTTCTGCAGATGTTTTTCGCGATGTTCCGCACTCGCGCTGCAAATTACTTGCGAACTTCGGCGTCGGTTACAATCACATCGACGTGGCCGCGGCACAGGCCTGCGGGGTCGCTGTCAGCAACACGCCGGGGGCGGTCACCGAGGCCACCGCGGACATCGGAATGATGCTGATCCTGATGTCTGCGCGGCGCGCGGCGGAAGGTGAGAGGATGGTGAGGGCAGGCGCGTGGCCAGGCTGGCATCCGACGCAGATGCTAGGGCTGCATGTGACCGGCAAGCGGGTTGGTATTGCGGGGATGGGGCGAATTGGGCAGGCTATCGCGCGGCGCTGTCACTTTGGGTTTGGGATGGATGTCGCCTATGTCAGCCGATCCGAAAAGGTATTGAATTTTCCGGCTCGGCGGATGCCGACATTGAAGGAACTTGCAGCGTCTGTGGATGTTCTGGTCGTGGCTGTCCCCGGGGGGACAGAGACGCGGCATTTGATTGATGCTGAGGTTTTGGCGGCGATGCAGAGCCACGCGCATCTGGTCAACATCGCGCGGGGGGATGTGGTGGATGAGGTGGCTTTGATCGCGGCGCTGGAGGCCCGGCGTATTGGTGGGGCGGGGCTGGATGTTTATGAAAACGAGCCAGTTGTGCCAGAGGCTTTGAGGGCCTTGGACAACGTGACCTTGCTGCCGCATCTGGGCACGGCTGCGCTGGAGGTGCGGGAGGCGATGGGGATGATGGCGGTGGAGAATGTGGCGGCGTTTTTGCAGGGAAATCCTTTGCCGAACGCGGTTTGA
- a CDS encoding tRNA-binding protein: protein MAEISFDDFLKVDIRVGRVIRAEPFPEARKPAIKMWVDFGDEIGERKTSAQVTVHYDPEALLGRQVMAVVNFPPRQIGKFMSEVLVLGFPDENGDIVLATPDKDVPVGGRMH from the coding sequence ATGGCTGAGATTTCCTTTGATGATTTCCTGAAGGTCGACATCCGCGTCGGCCGCGTGATCCGCGCCGAACCCTTCCCCGAAGCGCGCAAACCCGCGATCAAGATGTGGGTCGATTTCGGCGACGAGATCGGCGAACGCAAGACCTCTGCACAGGTCACGGTGCACTACGATCCAGAGGCGTTGCTGGGCCGCCAGGTCATGGCGGTCGTAAACTTCCCACCCCGCCAGATCGGCAAGTTCATGTCCGAGGTTCTGGTGTTGGGGTTCCCGGATGAAAACGGTGACATCGTGCTGGCGACACCCGACAAGGACGTGCCGGTCGGCGGGCGGATGCACTGA
- the proC gene encoding pyrroline-5-carboxylate reductase, with protein MKDSRIAARGLVLLGCGKMGSAMLAGWLDRGLPAASVWVQDPAPSLWVHGSGVHVNADLPSDPAVILIAVKPQMMGDALPAIAAFGGGDTVFVSVAAGTPLSAFEDAFGPASPIVRAMPNTPAAVGRGITAICANAAGQGALDEAEMLLSAVGDVVRLEGEHQMDAVTGVSGSGPAYVFHLIETLAAGGVAQGLPEDLAMQLAKATVAGAGHLAMEAEEDPAQLRVNVTSPNGTTQAALEVLMDEKSGFPNLLPRAVKAASERSKELADG; from the coding sequence ATGAAAGACAGTCGGATTGCAGCCCGGGGCCTTGTGCTTCTGGGCTGCGGCAAGATGGGCTCGGCGATGCTCGCCGGTTGGCTCGACCGCGGGCTGCCCGCCGCTTCGGTCTGGGTGCAGGATCCGGCGCCGTCGCTTTGGGTGCATGGGTCCGGGGTTCATGTGAACGCTGATTTGCCATCCGATCCCGCCGTCATCCTCATCGCCGTCAAACCGCAGATGATGGGCGATGCGTTGCCCGCCATCGCGGCCTTTGGCGGCGGTGACACGGTCTTTGTCTCCGTGGCCGCCGGAACGCCTTTGTCGGCCTTCGAAGACGCGTTCGGCCCCGCGTCCCCCATCGTCCGCGCGATGCCCAATACCCCCGCAGCCGTGGGCCGTGGCATCACCGCCATCTGCGCCAACGCGGCGGGTCAGGGGGCCTTGGACGAGGCCGAGATGTTGCTCTCTGCCGTGGGCGACGTGGTCCGGCTCGAGGGTGAACACCAGATGGATGCCGTCACCGGCGTCAGCGGCTCGGGCCCGGCCTATGTCTTTCACCTGATCGAGACTTTGGCCGCAGGCGGTGTCGCGCAGGGCCTGCCCGAAGACCTCGCCATGCAGCTGGCCAAGGCGACGGTCGCAGGGGCCGGACATCTCGCCATGGAGGCCGAGGAAGACCCCGCACAGTTGCGCGTCAACGTAACCAGTCCAAACGGGACAACGCAGGCCGCACTCGAAGTTTTGATGGACGAGAAATCAGGCTTTCCCAATCTATTACCGCGCGCGGTAAAAGCGGCATCTGAACGGTCGAAGGAACTAGCAGATGGCTGA
- a CDS encoding YbjN domain-containing protein translates to MALSEQFLEEEIHPIDIVEHLAEHHEWDFDRIADDQIAMAVEGQWRTYSITLAWSGYDETLRMVCTFEMEPPEEKLGGLYELLNHVNDQCWAGAFTYWAEQKLMVYRYGLVLSGGQMASAEQIDTMIGAAVMSAERYYPALQLLVWGDRTPKDAMQVAIAEAYGRA, encoded by the coding sequence ATGGCACTTTCCGAGCAGTTCCTGGAAGAAGAGATTCATCCTATCGACATCGTCGAGCATCTGGCCGAGCACCACGAATGGGATTTTGACCGCATCGCCGACGACCAGATCGCGATGGCCGTCGAAGGGCAATGGCGTACCTATTCCATAACGCTGGCCTGGTCCGGCTATGACGAAACGCTGCGCATGGTCTGCACCTTCGAGATGGAGCCGCCGGAGGAAAAACTCGGTGGTCTCTACGAATTGCTGAACCACGTGAACGATCAATGCTGGGCAGGCGCATTCACCTATTGGGCTGAACAAAAGCTGATGGTCTATCGCTACGGCCTTGTGCTGTCGGGCGGCCAGATGGCCAGCGCCGAACAGATCGACACGATGATCGGCGCCGCCGTGATGAGTGCGGAACGCTACTATCCCGCGCTGCAGCTTCTGGTCTGGGGCGACCGTACCCCCAAGGACGCGATGCAGGTCGCTATTGCGGAGGCCTATGGCCGCGCCTAA
- a CDS encoding ATP-grasp domain-containing protein — MADALDRLEIPYTWHKVVPFIGELTPPPSINDPNAVVMFGSYTLWRYAKANDLKPGVFKIRPFVHEKPWHPFLLNGADALFLTLRDVPEQLPDDGKSWFLRPVEDSKEEPGQVKTTGEIIGLANRVLALEEHEIPNGSLRHDTELMFTKPVRIFKEWRLWAVRDEIVTFSLYKEGSRVVYRHEIDEDALIFAKELVAANPDYAPAYVIDICRTDGGLKMLETNCINAAGFYAADLLKLVSSIDEFSDGRAKS; from the coding sequence ATGGCCGATGCACTTGATCGGCTGGAAATCCCGTACACGTGGCACAAAGTCGTTCCATTCATTGGAGAACTGACGCCACCTCCGTCTATCAACGATCCGAACGCTGTAGTCATGTTCGGCTCATACACCCTATGGCGATACGCAAAGGCTAACGACCTTAAGCCTGGCGTCTTCAAGATCAGGCCGTTTGTCCATGAAAAACCGTGGCACCCGTTTCTTCTCAATGGCGCGGACGCTCTTTTCTTAACGCTGCGAGATGTTCCGGAACAACTTCCTGATGACGGCAAGAGCTGGTTCTTACGCCCGGTAGAAGACAGCAAAGAAGAGCCGGGGCAGGTGAAAACTACAGGTGAAATCATTGGCTTGGCTAATAGAGTGCTCGCTCTGGAAGAGCACGAGATACCTAACGGATCACTTCGCCACGATACAGAATTGATGTTCACTAAGCCCGTTCGCATTTTCAAAGAATGGCGACTGTGGGCTGTCAGAGATGAGATCGTTACTTTTTCACTCTACAAGGAGGGGTCACGTGTCGTGTATCGACATGAGATTGATGAGGATGCCTTAATATTTGCTAAGGAACTCGTGGCGGCAAACCCGGACTATGCTCCCGCTTACGTTATCGACATTTGTCGCACAGACGGGGGGCTTAAGATGCTCGAAACGAATTGCATCAATGCTGCTGGTTTCTATGCGGCCGACCTGTTGAAACTGGTGTCGTCAATCGACGAATTTTCGGATGGCCGCGCCAAAAGCTGA
- a CDS encoding accessory factor UbiK family protein, producing MQARGKIFDDISQLMTNAMGVAQGARDEAETAMKSMMDRWLADRDFVTREEFDAVRAMAQKAREENEALKARIEALEGK from the coding sequence ATGCAAGCACGCGGCAAGATTTTTGACGACATCTCGCAATTGATGACCAACGCAATGGGCGTGGCCCAGGGCGCGCGGGACGAGGCCGAGACGGCGATGAAATCCATGATGGACCGCTGGCTGGCGGACCGCGATTTCGTCACGCGCGAAGAGTTCGACGCGGTGCGCGCCATGGCCCAAAAGGCCCGCGAAGAGAACGAAGCGCTCAAGGCACGGATCGAGGCGCTTGAGGGGAAGTAG
- the lgt gene encoding prolipoprotein diacylglyceryl transferase produces the protein MTGALPFPDISPEIFSITVFGFELALRWYALAYIVGIVIGWRMVVMALKAPRLWPAKTPPMTPGQTEDMLTWIILGVLLGGRIGYVLFYQPGAYLDNPLSIIAIWEGGMSFHGGMLGVILAFWLYSRRHKLPLLSTADAVALGVPPGLLLGRIANFINAELWGRPTEAPWGVVFPGQAAQFCPQVVGACARHPSQLYEAFLEGFVLLVVLLWLAWRRDGFKRPGFLTGVFLFGYGASRFAVEFVRQPDAQFISDGNPLGLAWHIGGYGLTMGQLLSLPMLLLGLWLISRARRHVTVAA, from the coding sequence ATGACAGGCGCCCTTCCCTTTCCCGACATCTCGCCCGAGATCTTTTCGATCACCGTGTTCGGCTTCGAACTGGCGCTACGCTGGTATGCGCTGGCCTATATCGTGGGCATCGTCATCGGATGGCGCATGGTCGTCATGGCGCTGAAGGCGCCGCGGCTCTGGCCCGCCAAGACACCGCCCATGACCCCCGGCCAGACCGAGGATATGCTGACCTGGATCATTCTGGGCGTCCTGCTGGGCGGGCGGATCGGCTATGTGCTGTTCTACCAGCCGGGCGCCTATCTGGATAATCCGCTGTCGATCATCGCGATCTGGGAGGGGGGGATGTCGTTTCACGGCGGGATGCTGGGCGTGATCCTGGCCTTCTGGCTTTACAGCCGCCGCCACAAGCTGCCCTTGCTCAGCACCGCAGACGCCGTCGCCCTGGGTGTGCCGCCGGGCCTGCTGCTGGGCCGGATCGCCAATTTCATCAATGCGGAGCTGTGGGGGCGCCCGACAGAGGCGCCGTGGGGCGTCGTCTTTCCTGGACAGGCGGCACAGTTCTGTCCGCAGGTCGTGGGCGCCTGCGCGCGCCACCCCTCGCAGTTATACGAGGCGTTTCTGGAAGGGTTCGTGCTGCTGGTTGTGCTGCTGTGGCTGGCCTGGCGGCGTGACGGGTTCAAGCGGCCCGGTTTCCTGACAGGCGTGTTCCTGTTTGGCTACGGCGCCAGCCGGTTTGCGGTCGAGTTCGTGCGGCAACCCGATGCGCAGTTCATCTCGGACGGCAATCCGCTGGGGTTGGCCTGGCATATCGGGGGCTACGGGCTGACCATGGGGCAGCTTTTGTCATTGCCGATGCTTCTGTTGGGCCTATGGCTCATATCCCGTGCGCGCCGACACGTCACCGTCGCGGCATGA
- a CDS encoding class I SAM-dependent methyltransferase — translation MSLRDHLIARITSQGPITVADFMGLALLHPSYGYYITRDPLGAGGDFTTAPEVSQMFGELVGLSLAQSWLDQGAPAPFTLAELGPGRGTLMADILRATARVPGFHAAARITLVEASATLRDAQRKTLHAYDITYVDGADALPEAPLWLVANEFFDALPVRQFQRDGTVWRERSVGVQDGALSFGLSPSAPQALLDHRLDDTEDGQVVEHCATAAPVVAAIAARIQTHGGAALIIDYGDWRSLGDTLQALQNHAPVDPLADPGQADLTTHVDFEALCTAAAPAAHSRVTPQGVFLERLGITARAQALATKLDGAALQAHIAAHRRLTHPEEMGNLFKVLGLFPDHAAPPPGLER, via the coding sequence ATGAGCCTGCGCGACCACCTGATCGCCCGGATCACGTCGCAGGGCCCTATCACTGTCGCCGATTTCATGGGCCTTGCGCTGCTGCACCCCAGCTACGGATATTACATCACCCGCGACCCGCTTGGTGCGGGCGGAGATTTCACCACCGCGCCCGAGGTCAGCCAGATGTTCGGTGAACTGGTGGGGCTGTCGCTGGCGCAAAGCTGGCTGGATCAGGGCGCGCCTGCCCCGTTTACGCTGGCAGAGCTGGGACCGGGGCGCGGCACGCTGATGGCCGACATCCTGCGCGCGACCGCGCGCGTGCCCGGATTTCATGCCGCCGCCCGGATCACACTTGTCGAAGCCTCTGCGACCTTGCGGGACGCACAGCGCAAAACCTTGCACGCCTATGACATCACTTACGTCGACGGTGCCGACGCCTTGCCCGAAGCCCCGCTTTGGCTGGTGGCAAACGAGTTCTTTGACGCTCTGCCCGTCCGGCAGTTCCAGCGCGATGGCACCGTCTGGCGCGAACGCAGCGTCGGGGTGCAGGATGGCGCGCTGTCCTTCGGCCTGTCGCCCAGCGCGCCGCAGGCGCTGCTGGATCACCGGCTGGACGATACCGAGGACGGGCAGGTGGTCGAGCATTGCGCTACCGCCGCCCCGGTGGTTGCAGCCATCGCGGCACGGATCCAGACCCATGGCGGGGCCGCGCTGATCATCGACTATGGCGATTGGCGATCGCTGGGCGACACGCTGCAGGCGCTGCAGAACCACGCGCCAGTCGATCCGCTGGCCGATCCGGGGCAGGCCGACCTGACGACGCATGTGGATTTCGAAGCACTGTGCACAGCCGCCGCGCCCGCGGCCCACAGCCGGGTCACGCCGCAGGGCGTCTTTCTGGAACGGCTGGGGATCACCGCGCGCGCCCAAGCGCTTGCCACGAAACTGGACGGTGCCGCATTGCAGGCCCACATCGCAGCACATCGGCGGTTGACGCACCCCGAGGAAATGGGAAACCTGTTCAAAGTGCTGGGGCTTTTCCCCGACCATGCCGCCCCACCGCCCGGACTGGAAAGATGA
- the pgeF gene encoding peptidoglycan editing factor PgeF: MTLEILTADSLAPIRHGFFTRKGGASSGIFAGLNCGTGSTDQTEIVAINRARAADAMGVQADMLAGVHQVHSGEAVTVTSPPDPKPKADGMATATPGVALSILTADCQPVLFADAEAGVIGAAHAGWKGAQAGVLEATVDAMIGLGAERARIHAVIGPTISQRAYEVGPEFFEIFLDEDPENTRFFAGGDGDRMHFDLPGYGLMRLRTAGIASAEWTRHCTYFDPDRFYSYRRSVHHKDPDYGRLMSAIVL, translated from the coding sequence ATGACACTGGAAATCCTGACCGCCGACAGCCTTGCCCCGATCCGGCACGGTTTTTTCACCCGCAAGGGGGGCGCATCGTCAGGCATTTTTGCCGGGCTCAACTGCGGCACAGGCAGCACGGACCAGACCGAGATTGTGGCCATCAACCGCGCCCGTGCCGCCGATGCCATGGGCGTGCAGGCCGACATGCTTGCCGGCGTGCATCAGGTGCATTCGGGCGAGGCCGTCACCGTGACATCACCGCCGGATCCAAAGCCCAAGGCCGATGGCATGGCCACCGCGACACCGGGTGTCGCCCTGTCCATCCTGACCGCCGATTGCCAGCCGGTGCTGTTTGCCGATGCAGAGGCGGGTGTCATCGGCGCCGCCCATGCCGGTTGGAAAGGCGCGCAGGCCGGTGTTCTGGAGGCCACGGTCGATGCGATGATCGGCCTTGGTGCCGAGCGCGCGCGCATTCACGCCGTGATCGGCCCGACGATCAGCCAACGCGCCTATGAGGTCGGACCGGAGTTTTTCGAGATCTTTCTGGACGAGGACCCCGAGAACACCCGCTTTTTCGCGGGGGGCGATGGGGACCGCATGCATTTTGATCTTCCGGGCTATGGGCTGATGCGGCTGCGCACGGCTGGCATCGCCTCTGCCGAGTGGACGCGGCATTGCACCTATTTTGATCCTGACCGGTTCTATTCCTATCGCCGGTCCGTGCATCACAAAGACCCCGATTACGGACGACTGATGTCGGCCATCGTTCTTTGA
- a CDS encoding Hint domain-containing protein — protein MTSHAALRVPRAPYDQLSTPMARPNTPALRTYEVAALRADGTRSIATFKAPALPLFEGAFSAFARGVVLSGPENGIAVEDLQPGDWLNTSAGAPAQVMWIGSSNFVPSDAGRRMPLIRVMADSFGLNRPESFITVGPGARLLQTPPRLHGATAGAPVLTAASEFVDGVNVIEVVPPTPIRLFHICLSRHAAVDVGGIEAETFHPGLHAIRQVTHAQRDLFLSMFPHIAHVTDFGPLAHPRAPEPDTVA, from the coding sequence ATGACGTCCCACGCCGCATTGCGCGTGCCGCGCGCGCCCTACGACCAACTATCGACACCAATGGCCCGGCCAAATACACCTGCTCTCCGCACATATGAAGTTGCTGCCCTGCGCGCCGATGGCACGCGCAGCATCGCGACATTCAAGGCCCCGGCCCTGCCCCTGTTCGAGGGGGCCTTTTCCGCATTTGCCCGCGGCGTTGTATTGTCGGGCCCTGAAAATGGTATCGCGGTCGAGGACCTGCAGCCCGGCGACTGGCTGAATACATCCGCCGGTGCGCCTGCGCAGGTCATGTGGATCGGATCGTCCAATTTCGTCCCGTCGGATGCGGGCCGTCGGATGCCCCTGATCCGCGTGATGGCCGACAGCTTCGGCCTGAACCGGCCCGAATCGTTTATCACCGTCGGCCCCGGCGCGCGGCTTTTGCAAACGCCACCGCGTCTGCACGGTGCAACGGCGGGTGCGCCCGTTCTGACCGCTGCGTCAGAATTTGTGGACGGCGTGAATGTGATCGAGGTGGTGCCGCCGACCCCCATCCGTCTGTTCCACATCTGCCTAAGCCGACATGCCGCTGTAGACGTCGGCGGGATCGAGGCCGAGACCTTCCACCCGGGCCTGCATGCTATTCGTCAAGTGACCCACGCACAGCGCGACCTGTTCCTGTCAATGTTCCCTCACATCGCGCATGTCACGGATTTCGGCCCGCTCGCGCATCCCCGCGCACCCGAGCCGGACACAGTCGCCTAG
- a CDS encoding Lrp/AsnC family transcriptional regulator: MASTRLDPIDRKILAELQSDGRMTNVELAKRVGISAPPCLRRVRTLEESGYIRGYHADVDSHELGFEVQVFANVGLASQAEADLSAFEDKCRAWPLVRECHMLNGEVDFILKCVAPDLSSFQSFLTGELLTTPNVASVKTSLVIRQAKDAPGVPFDVLEERLAKSA; this comes from the coding sequence ATGGCAAGCACGCGACTAGATCCGATTGATCGGAAGATTCTGGCAGAACTCCAGTCAGACGGGCGCATGACCAATGTGGAGTTGGCCAAGCGTGTCGGCATCTCTGCCCCGCCGTGCCTGCGCCGTGTGCGGACGCTGGAGGAAAGCGGGTACATCCGCGGCTATCACGCCGACGTTGACAGCCACGAGTTAGGGTTTGAGGTGCAGGTGTTCGCCAACGTGGGCCTTGCCAGCCAGGCAGAAGCGGACCTGAGCGCGTTCGAGGACAAGTGCCGGGCCTGGCCGCTGGTGCGCGAGTGCCACATGTTGAATGGCGAGGTGGACTTCATTCTCAAATGTGTGGCGCCCGACCTGTCGAGCTTTCAGAGCTTTTTGACTGGCGAATTGCTGACAACGCCCAATGTCGCGTCGGTCAAGACATCGCTGGTGATCCGACAGGCCAAGGATGCCCCCGGCGTGCCGTTCGATGTGTTGGAAGAGCGGCTGGCCAAGTCGGCCTAG